GTGTTACGTGATAAACGTGGCCTGGGACAATGATCCGGGCTATGCGTGGCATGTGAGATGGTTACAATATCCAGATTAGATTATCAATAAATAGTGTCTGTCCCTATTTTGTCTTTAATGCCGCTGCAAAGACCCGGCCCTAAACTCCCGCCGTCTCTCAGGCCGGCTTGATGTTCCGGTTCGTGCGAAACACGTTCTTCGGATCCCATTTCGCCTTCACCTTGGCGAGCCGATCGAGTCCCTTGCCGAGCGCCGCCTGGATACGTTCGGGGCCTTCGTCCTCCGTCAGGAAGTTGACGTACGTGCCGCCGGTGGAGAACGCTTTCATATCGTTCCACGCGTCGCGTGCCCATTGGACGTTCGCCGTGTCTTCACCCGCCTGCTCCCACGAACCCGCCACGTTGAGCACGAAACGGGCGTCGCGGTTGCCGACGGGGGAGTGCTCCTCCCTCAGTTGGTTCAGAGCGCCTCCGATTTGGAACAGGATCACGGCGGAGTGAGGCGAGCGGATCCGTGCGGCATGCGCAATCACCTTCTCGCAAAGGGCGGGCTCGATCCGCGGGAGGTACTCGCTCTTCCAGTAGTAGCGCCGGCCCTTCGGCTGAGTGCCGTCGAGCAGCGACTGCATCTGCGCGTAGGGCCGGCGCACGAGCACATCGCCGACGGGCCTGCCGAAGGCCTTGATGGGGGCAACGGCCCTCTCGCCCTCCTCGGGTCTCCCGCTGTGGCAGGCCAGCAAGGCGGCGATCGGCTTCCCGTGCATCTCCTGTGGGAGCCAGGGCGCGGGGGGCGCCGGGCGCATGAGCGCGACGATCGTGAGCTCGGGCGGGGCGGTCTCGGCGAGCGTCCGGTACAGCTCGAGCACCTTCGGCGCCTCGCTCGCGGGCCAGGCCACGACGCCTCCGACGACCTCGGGACCGACGGGAAACAGCGCGTAATCGATGCCGGTCACAACGCCGAAGTTTCCGCCGCCGCCGCGCAGCCCCCAGAAGAGGTCCGCGTTCTCATCGCCGCTCGCCCGCACCGGTCGTGCGTCGGCGGTCACGACGTTCATCCCAACGACGCTGTCCGACGTCCAGCCCCAACGCCGCGTCAGGTAGCCGAAGCCGCCGCCCAGGGTGAGTCCCGCGACGCCGGTGAGCGAGACGAAACCGAGGACGGCCGCGAGCCCGTGCAGCTGCGTTTCGCGATCCACGTCCCCGAGCAGGCAACCGCCCTGCGCGTGGGCGACCTTTCTCTGGGAGTCCACCCATACGCCGCGCATGAGCGAGAGGTCGAGCATCAGCGCGCCGTCGGCCGCGGCCAGGCCCGCGATGTTGTGTCCTCCGCCCTTGACGCAGAGCAGGAGGTCGTGTTCGCGCGCGAACTGCACGCACGCGATCACGTCGGCGCCGCCGAGGCAGCGCGCGACGGCGGCGGGCCTTCGATCGATCATGGCGTTCCAGACGGTCCGGGACTCCTCATAGCCGGCGTCGCCGGGAAGGAAGAGCGGCCCCCGGATCCGCGTCTTCAAAGCGTCGAAGGTTTCCTTCTTCAGGTCGATCTCGCGGCCCTGGGTTGTCGTCGCCTTCATGGTCGGGTCTCCTTTCGGTTGATTCGTGAGCATGCGCTGAGAGAAATTGGATTTTCTCGTCGTTGCAAAACCTTGTCAAGCGTCTCCACAATCAGCCGTTGCCGACGAACTTTGCGGGCGCAAGAAGATTGTACTCCAACCCGTTTCCACCGCTTCCTATCCGCCGGCAATGGCTCCGACGATTAAAAACGGTTCCTCACCCGACGCCACCGTATCGGGCAAGGGGCTGTCCGGCGACTCGAAGGAGAGATCCTCGCCGCAGGCGAAGAAGCGCAGGAAGGGCCGGCGCCGCCGCGTGACGTGGTCGCGGATGGTCCCGGCGAGCATCGGATAGCGGGTCTCGAGCGCGTCGAGGATCGCGCGTTGCGTGACGGGTCCTTCGATGTCCAGGCTCACCTCGGCCCCAACCCGGGCCAAGGTCCGCAAATGATACGGGAGCGCCACTCGAATCACTTGAGGACCTGAACCTCCACCGACAGCACTCCGGGAAGATCCCGGACGATGGGCGCCCAGCTGTCGCCCGCGTCGGCCGACGCGTACACCTGCCCGCCGGTGGTGCCGAAATAGACGCCGCAGGGGTCGAGCGAGTCGACCGCCATCGCGTCGCGCAGCACGTTGACGTAGCAGTCGCGCTGCGGGAGGCCCTTCGTCAGCGCCTCCCACTCGTTCCCGCCCGCGCGGCTGCGGTAGACGCGGAGCTTTCCCTCGGGCGGGTAGTGCTCCGAGTCGCTCTTGATCGGAACGACGTAAACCGTTTCCGGCTCGTGCGCGTGGACATCGATCACGAAGCCGAAATCGGTCGGCAGGTTTCCGCTGATCTCCCGCCATGATTCGCCGCCGTTGTCGCTGCGCGTGACGTCCCAGTGCTTCTGCATGAACAGCACCTCCGGACGCGAGCGGTGCATCGCAACGTGGTGGACGCAGTGGCCCACCTCGGCGTTCGGGTCGGGAATGTATTGGGAGACCAGTCCGCGATTGACCGGCCGCCACGCCTTGCCGGCGTCGTCGCTTCGGAACACCCCCGCCGCCGAGATGGCGACGTACATTCGATCGCGATTTCTCTCATCGAGAAGGATCGTGTGCAGGCCCATGCCTCCGGCGCCGGGCGACCATTGGGGTCCCGTGCCGTGGCCGCGCAAGCCCGCGAGCTCGCGCCAGGTTTTTCCGCCGTCGGTCGTGCGGAAGAGCGCCGCGTCTTCGACGCCGGCGTAGACGGTGTCCGGGTCCGTCAGCGACGGCTCGATATGCCAGACGCGCTTGAACTCCCACGGGTGCTGGCTGCCGTCGTACCACTGGTGTGTGGTGAGGGGCCTGCCGGTCCCGGGGGAGGTGTCGTAGACGAACTTATTGCTCTCGCCCATGGGCATGCCTTCCGGGGTCCGGGTCGGCTCGCCCGGTTTTGTGCCGGGTTGGAACCAGGTCCGGCCGCCGTCGTCCGAACGCTGAATGATCTGTCCGAACCAGGCGCTGGTCTGCGACGCGTACAAGCGGTTCGGGTCGACGGGCGAACCTTTGACATGATAAATCTCCCAGCCCCCGAAGTGGGGGCCGTCGACACTCCACTTTTCGCGCTTGCCGTCCGATGTCAGGATGAACGCGCCCTTGCGCGTGCCGGCCAGAACCCGCACCTTACTCATAATGAATTCTCCTTTTTAATAAAGTCGAATAAAAATCCTCGGGCCGGGCCCGCGACCTGAAAAACAGCCTGTCCCCTTTTACACTGCTCTGGGTGCGTCAAGATGAATAAATCGCTTAGATCCAGTGGTGAGATTTTCCCAGCTTTTCGGGGCCATGTCAAGACGGCGGGGGCGGGTTTGAAACCCGCCCCCGCCAAAACATAAGCCCTCAATCCCCGTCGTCGTCCGCCGCGTCCTGGACGGCGGCCGACGGAACGCCCGCCTTCGCCTTCGGCGTCACTTCCTTCGTCCCCGGATCGCGGATCTGCATCTTTCCGTTGAGCGGAAGCGCGTCGAGCAGCACCGTCTCGCTTCCGTCGTAATTTCCGAAGGCCGCGCCGATGCGGATCCAGTAGCTCTTCCCGCCCCGGTCCACCACCGTAAAGACATGCCGCGCCGCGCGGGCCTTTTTCTTTCCGTTTTCGTCGTTCATGGCATCCTCCTTGAGTTAAGGTTGAATCTCCCGTCCAAGAAGAATGCAGAATATGTACCATGAAAGGAACGCGTCAGGATTCAGCCGGGACCGGATTTCATGAACGGCGATTCAGGTCCGCAAAGCGCGAATGCATGGGGGTTCAGATCACCGGGCCGCCCAATTGACTTTGATAGGATGGATGAAGGACAATAACACTCTATGAAGATTCTGCTGGCCAAGCCCAGAGGGTTCTGCGCCGGGGTGGACCGGGCGATCGAGATCGTCGAGACGGCCCTGAAGCTTTACGGCCCGCCCGTTTACGTCCGGCACGAGATCGTCCACAACCGCCACGTCGTCGAAACGCTCCGGACCAAAGGCGCCGTATTCGTCGAAGAGCTGGACGAGGTTCCGGACGGCGTGCCGGTGATCTTCAGCGCGCACGGCGTGCCCAAGTCGGTCTGGACCGACGCGCGGCAAAGGAAGCTCAAGGCGATCGACGCCACCTGTCCCCTCGTGCTCAAAGTCCATCAGGAGGTCGACCGGGACCACCGGCAGGGCTACGAGCTGATTCTCATCGGCCATGCCGGCCATCCCGAGGTGATCGGGACCTTGGGCCAGATCCCGGACCCGCCTGCCGCCCGCCTTCCGGACGGGCAGGGCCGGGCAGGCAAGTTCCATCTCGTCAGCTCGGTCAAGGACGTGAACAATCTGACGGTGGACGATCCCGAACATCTGTCCTACGTCACCCAGACCACGCTGAGCATCGACGAGTGCAAGGACATCGTGGAGGCGCTGCACCGGCGTTTCCCGAAGATCAAGGGCCCGCGCCAGGAAGACATCTGCTACGCCACGCAGAACCGGCAGAACGCGGTTAAGGAGCTCGCCCAAACCGTCGACCTCTTTTTGGTGCTGGGCGCGCCCAACAGCTCCAATTCAAACCGCTTGAGAGAGTTGAGCGAGCAGCGCGGCGTCCGCGCCTATCTGATCGAATCGTTCAGGGACATCCAACGGTCCTGGCTGGACGGGGTCGAAACGGTCGGGATCACGGCCGGGGCCTCGGCCCCGGAATTGTTGGTCAAAGAAGTGGTGGACTTCCTCAAGACGCAGGGCGCCGACGAGCTGGAAGAGGTGGCCGTCGTGGACGAGAACGTGGAATTCCAACTTCCGAAGGAGTTACTGCAGGTCCGTCCCCGTTAGACCCCTTCTCAAGAGCGATCCGATTTTTGTAATTTCAAAGGACTGGCGTGCGGCTCATACAGGATCTGGATGACGTTGCCGTCCGGGTCCGCCATATAGAACGAGCTGCTCCCGTCGCGGTGCCGTTTGAACGGTTTGACGATCCGCACGCCGGCTTCCCGCATCCGCCGCTCGTATCCCTCCGCTGCATCGGGACTCTCCACGATGAAGCCGAAATGATCCAGCGCCTGGCCTCTGGACGGATCAAACGAAACCGCTTCCTCTTTCGGCATGACATGAAGCGCCAGATTATCGCAGCCGCTGCTCAGGTAAACATTCTCCGCATCCGGCTCCCACACCACCGTCATGCCCAGAAGGCCTTGATAAAAATGGCGGGCCTTCGCCATGTCGGTCACGCGCAGCGCCAGATGGCGAAGGCCGCGCAGCGTTGTCTGGGGCTCTTTCTTTTGAGTCACGATTTCCTTCCGTATCCGCCGGATCCGGGAAACGATCCCGAACGCACGTAACGTAACGTCTTTCGCGAAGAAAAGTCAAGGCGGACGAAGCATAAAAAAGGCGGAACCCTTTGGCAAGGGTTCCGCCTTTTGACCACCGGCGTTCTGCGGCCGGTTTTATTTCACGTCGATCTTGATTTCACGGGTTCTGGAATCTTCCGCCTTCGGCAGCACGATTTTCAGGATGCCGTCCTTGTACTCGGCCTTGATGGCGTCGGCCTTGACCGGCCGCGGGAGCTCGATCATCCGAAGGAAACTGCCGTATTTGCCTTCGATCCGGAAATAATTCTCCCGGCGTTCCTCCTTCTCCGTCTTGCGCTCGCCCTTGATCGTCAAGGTGTCTTCCGTGAGTGAAATGGAGACGTCTTCCTTGCGGACGCCGGGCAGTTCCAGCTTCACCACGATCTGCTCCTTGTCCTCATACAAATCCGCCGCCGGCATCCACTCCGCCGCAGGGGTCAACTCACGACCGCCGTTCGGCCAGAACGAGGAAAACAGCCGGTCCATCTCATCATGCATGTTGCGAAGATCGCGAAACGGTTCCCAGACAGCCACCACTCTCTCGCCTTCTCTTTTTGTCGGTAACATTTTGCTTCCTCCTTTTCAATTTGATCGGGATTTGATTTAGAACTCTATGTTAGCACTCAATAGCATCGAGTGCTAATTAATTTATACAACACATTAGCCCGTCATGTCAATATTTAAT
The window above is part of the Nitrospiria bacterium genome. Proteins encoded here:
- a CDS encoding FAD-binding oxidoreductase is translated as MKATTTQGREIDLKKETFDALKTRIRGPLFLPGDAGYEESRTVWNAMIDRRPAAVARCLGGADVIACVQFAREHDLLLCVKGGGHNIAGLAAADGALMLDLSLMRGVWVDSQRKVAHAQGGCLLGDVDRETQLHGLAAVLGFVSLTGVAGLTLGGGFGYLTRRWGWTSDSVVGMNVVTADARPVRASGDENADLFWGLRGGGGNFGVVTGIDYALFPVGPEVVGGVVAWPASEAPKVLELYRTLAETAPPELTIVALMRPAPPAPWLPQEMHGKPIAALLACHSGRPEEGERAVAPIKAFGRPVGDVLVRRPYAQMQSLLDGTQPKGRRYYWKSEYLPRIEPALCEKVIAHAARIRSPHSAVILFQIGGALNQLREEHSPVGNRDARFVLNVAGSWEQAGEDTANVQWARDAWNDMKAFSTGGTYVNFLTEDEGPERIQAALGKGLDRLAKVKAKWDPKNVFRTNRNIKPA
- a CDS encoding MoaD/ThiS family protein encodes the protein MIRVALPYHLRTLARVGAEVSLDIEGPVTQRAILDALETRYPMLAGTIRDHVTRRRRPFLRFFACGEDLSFESPDSPLPDTVASGEEPFLIVGAIAGG
- a CDS encoding exo-alpha-sialidase, with protein sequence MSKVRVLAGTRKGAFILTSDGKREKWSVDGPHFGGWEIYHVKGSPVDPNRLYASQTSAWFGQIIQRSDDGGRTWFQPGTKPGEPTRTPEGMPMGESNKFVYDTSPGTGRPLTTHQWYDGSQHPWEFKRVWHIEPSLTDPDTVYAGVEDAALFRTTDGGKTWRELAGLRGHGTGPQWSPGAGGMGLHTILLDERNRDRMYVAISAAGVFRSDDAGKAWRPVNRGLVSQYIPDPNAEVGHCVHHVAMHRSRPEVLFMQKHWDVTRSDNGGESWREISGNLPTDFGFVIDVHAHEPETVYVVPIKSDSEHYPPEGKLRVYRSRAGGNEWEALTKGLPQRDCYVNVLRDAMAVDSLDPCGVYFGTTGGQVYASADAGDSWAPIVRDLPGVLSVEVQVLK
- a CDS encoding VOC family protein, yielding MTQKKEPQTTLRGLRHLALRVTDMAKARHFYQGLLGMTVVWEPDAENVYLSSGCDNLALHVMPKEEAVSFDPSRGQALDHFGFIVESPDAAEGYERRMREAGVRIVKPFKRHRDGSSSFYMADPDGNVIQILYEPHASPLKLQKSDRS
- the ispH gene encoding 4-hydroxy-3-methylbut-2-enyl diphosphate reductase, with amino-acid sequence MKILLAKPRGFCAGVDRAIEIVETALKLYGPPVYVRHEIVHNRHVVETLRTKGAVFVEELDEVPDGVPVIFSAHGVPKSVWTDARQRKLKAIDATCPLVLKVHQEVDRDHRQGYELILIGHAGHPEVIGTLGQIPDPPAARLPDGQGRAGKFHLVSSVKDVNNLTVDDPEHLSYVTQTTLSIDECKDIVEALHRRFPKIKGPRQEDICYATQNRQNAVKELAQTVDLFLVLGAPNSSNSNRLRELSEQRGVRAYLIESFRDIQRSWLDGVETVGITAGASAPELLVKEVVDFLKTQGADELEEVAVVDENVEFQLPKELLQVRPR
- a CDS encoding Hsp20/alpha crystallin family protein, with the protein product MLPTKREGERVVAVWEPFRDLRNMHDEMDRLFSSFWPNGGRELTPAAEWMPAADLYEDKEQIVVKLELPGVRKEDVSISLTEDTLTIKGERKTEKEERRENYFRIEGKYGSFLRMIELPRPVKADAIKAEYKDGILKIVLPKAEDSRTREIKIDVK